A genomic region of Candidatus Dormiibacterota bacterium contains the following coding sequences:
- the tyrS gene encoding tyrosine--tRNA ligase: MNRPQHFADAEYLLDGFAHVETSDEFRARLRLGRPLNVKLGIDPTSPDLHLGFMVVLHALQRFAESGHAVTLIIGDFTARIGDPSGKKVTRPQLTGDEIEANMQTYRQQASSVLDLERITIRYNSEWLGALSVEELVTLAGKTTVAQMLERNDFRDRYESGDPISLHELLYPVAMAYDSIVVKADVELGGVDQLFNLLMGRHYQRELGQPPQICAMVPLLVGLDGVQKMSKSLGNYVGVTEPAQTQFGKLMSLPDALIPTYARYAAFRSEADVQQLQADLQNDRLSPMEAKKRITQEIVARYHGIEAAKAAGEYFERTVQRKEFPDDAPESIVDTSTPLISSVLVASGLAASKREAERLIKGGGVRIDGAVIRDPNAEWQWWAEPVRVSIGARRFARVNARLSP, from the coding sequence ATGAACCGACCTCAGCACTTCGCCGACGCAGAGTATCTGCTCGATGGCTTCGCGCACGTCGAAACCAGCGACGAGTTTCGCGCACGCCTTCGCCTCGGGCGGCCGCTCAACGTCAAGCTCGGAATAGACCCCACGAGCCCGGATCTTCACCTCGGCTTCATGGTCGTGCTGCACGCCCTTCAGCGCTTCGCCGAGAGCGGTCACGCGGTGACGCTCATCATCGGCGACTTCACGGCGCGTATCGGCGATCCCAGCGGAAAGAAAGTCACGCGTCCGCAGCTGACCGGCGACGAGATCGAAGCGAACATGCAGACCTACCGGCAGCAGGCGTCCAGCGTGCTCGACTTGGAGCGCATTACGATTCGGTACAACTCGGAGTGGCTCGGTGCGCTTTCGGTCGAAGAGCTCGTGACGCTCGCCGGAAAGACCACGGTCGCGCAGATGCTCGAGCGCAACGACTTTCGCGATCGCTACGAGAGCGGCGATCCGATCTCGCTGCACGAGCTGCTCTACCCGGTCGCGATGGCGTACGATTCGATCGTCGTCAAGGCGGACGTCGAGCTCGGCGGCGTGGATCAACTGTTCAACCTGCTCATGGGCCGTCACTACCAGCGTGAGCTCGGCCAGCCGCCGCAGATCTGCGCAATGGTGCCGTTGCTCGTGGGGCTCGACGGCGTGCAGAAGATGAGCAAGTCGCTGGGCAACTACGTCGGCGTCACCGAGCCGGCGCAGACGCAGTTCGGGAAGCTCATGTCGTTACCGGACGCATTGATCCCGACGTACGCACGATATGCGGCATTCCGTTCGGAGGCCGACGTGCAGCAGCTGCAAGCCGATCTTCAGAACGACCGGCTCAGCCCGATGGAGGCGAAGAAGCGAATCACGCAGGAGATCGTCGCGCGGTATCACGGGATCGAGGCCGCGAAGGCCGCGGGCGAGTACTTCGAGCGGACGGTACAGCGCAAAGAGTTCCCGGACGATGCGCCCGAAAGCATCGTCGACACGAGTACGCCGCTCATCAGCAGCGTGCTGGTTGCTTCGGGGCTCGCGGCCAGCAAACGCGAGGCAGAGCGCCTCATCAAAGGTGGCGGCGTTCGCATCGATGGCGCCGTGATACGAGATCCCAACGCAGAGTGGCAATGGTGGGCCGAGCCGGTGCGGGTGTCGATTGGAGCGCGGAGGTTTGCGCGGGTAAACGCGCGCCTGTCGCCCTAA
- the aroQ gene encoding type II 3-dehydroquinate dehydratase: MRVLVIHGPNLNLLGERQPEIYGSQSLAEIDSALVQEGRQLGTEVRCVQHNGEGHIIDALHAARGEYDAVVLNPGAYAHYSHAIADAVASIGIPVVEVHLSNIAAREPYRRVSVTAAACAGSISGFGLRSYLLALRAVREISGK, translated from the coding sequence ATGCGCGTTCTGGTGATCCACGGACCGAACCTGAACTTGCTTGGCGAGCGGCAACCGGAGATCTACGGATCGCAGTCGCTCGCCGAGATCGATTCAGCGCTCGTGCAGGAGGGGCGCCAACTCGGGACCGAGGTGCGATGCGTGCAGCACAATGGCGAGGGGCACATTATCGACGCGCTGCACGCGGCGCGCGGCGAGTACGATGCCGTCGTGCTCAATCCTGGAGCGTACGCGCACTACTCGCATGCAATTGCCGATGCCGTCGCTTCCATCGGGATACCCGTCGTCGAGGTGCATCTTTCCAACATCGCAGCCCGAGAGCCGTATCGCCGCGTGAGCGTTACGGCCGCGGCGTGCGCGGGAAGCATTAGCGGCTTCGGGCTGCGCTCCTATCTCTTGGCGCTGCGTGCCGTGCGAGAAATCAGCGGGAAATGA
- a CDS encoding DUF488 domain-containing protein, with protein MTCASSSTRSKTRSPHFGKTLYTFGHGTASAQELAALIRGAALEHVVDVRTIPKSRRLPHVWEAEMARWVPELGGAAYSRSPALGGFRKQRPESPNTALRNPSFRAYADYMQTPAFVEALDTLLTDALLHKTAAVCSETLWWRCHRRLIADAAVLLRGVEVRHLMHDGTAKQHVLTAGVRRLGHDMLAYDVQAS; from the coding sequence GTGACGTGCGCGAGTTCCTCGACGCGTTCAAAGACTCGCTCGCCGCACTTCGGTAAGACGCTTTACACCTTCGGCCACGGGACCGCGAGCGCGCAGGAGCTTGCTGCGCTGATTCGCGGCGCCGCGCTCGAGCACGTCGTCGACGTGCGCACCATTCCGAAGAGCCGTCGTCTCCCGCACGTGTGGGAGGCGGAGATGGCGCGCTGGGTCCCCGAGCTCGGCGGCGCGGCCTACTCGCGAAGCCCGGCACTCGGCGGATTTCGCAAACAACGACCCGAGAGCCCAAATACGGCGTTGCGCAATCCGTCGTTTCGCGCATACGCGGATTATATGCAGACGCCGGCATTCGTCGAGGCGCTCGACACGCTCTTGACGGACGCGTTATTGCACAAGACGGCGGCCGTGTGCTCCGAGACTCTTTGGTGGCGTTGTCACCGGCGCCTAATCGCAGACGCTGCCGTACTGCTGCGAGGCGTCGAGGTGCGGCATCTCATGCACGACGGCACGGCGAAGCAGCACGTTCTCACCGCCGGCGTCCGGCGTCTCGGACACGACATGCTTGCGTACGACGTGCAGGCGTCGTGA
- a CDS encoding aspartate aminotransferase family protein, with amino-acid sequence MQNNAERAKRHLFPAQQTYYEQPLTLVGGDGSHVRDDAGNEYLDGFAGICTNTLGYGDTPVAQAVADQAKELIHTSTLYLNEPMLDLAEKIAEIAPEGMTKSFFSNSGSEANEMATLIARTSKKSVDLLSLDHAYHGRTAYTVALAGQSQWRNFATQMPHVAFLPNPYCYRCPLGMTYPSCEIACAKYAKRVVESQTDGAPAAMIAETISGVGGIVAPPLEYFKVLKETLAPYGTLLIADEVQTGWGRLGDGWFGMVSSYGVVPDMITSAKGLASGFPIGITITRPELADTFKGPHINTFGGNPVATRAALVTIDVVQKRDLIANCKRQGEALMAGLRDLATTFQSIGEVRGKGLMIGVELVQDRASKRVAPDLATKMLEQMRERKVLIGKGGRYGNVLRIQPPFVFDDGDVREFLDAFKDSLAALR; translated from the coding sequence ATGCAGAACAACGCGGAGCGCGCGAAGCGCCACCTCTTCCCCGCGCAGCAAACGTATTACGAGCAACCACTCACGCTCGTCGGCGGCGACGGCTCGCACGTGCGCGACGACGCCGGCAACGAGTACCTCGATGGATTCGCCGGAATCTGCACGAACACGCTCGGCTACGGCGACACGCCCGTCGCGCAAGCGGTGGCGGACCAGGCGAAGGAGCTCATTCACACCTCGACGCTCTACCTCAACGAGCCGATGCTCGATCTCGCTGAAAAGATTGCCGAGATCGCGCCGGAGGGCATGACGAAGTCTTTCTTCTCCAACTCCGGGTCCGAAGCGAACGAGATGGCGACGCTCATCGCCCGCACGTCCAAGAAGAGTGTCGATCTCCTCTCGCTCGATCACGCGTACCATGGGCGCACGGCGTACACGGTCGCGCTCGCGGGGCAGAGCCAATGGCGGAACTTCGCTACGCAGATGCCGCACGTCGCGTTTCTTCCCAATCCGTACTGCTATCGCTGCCCGCTCGGCATGACGTACCCGTCGTGCGAGATCGCGTGCGCGAAATACGCGAAGCGCGTCGTCGAGTCGCAGACCGACGGCGCCCCCGCTGCAATGATCGCGGAGACGATCTCCGGCGTCGGCGGCATCGTCGCGCCGCCGCTCGAGTATTTCAAGGTGCTCAAAGAGACGCTCGCACCGTACGGCACGTTGCTCATCGCGGACGAAGTGCAAACGGGATGGGGACGCCTTGGCGACGGCTGGTTCGGCATGGTCTCTTCCTACGGCGTCGTTCCGGATATGATCACCTCGGCGAAAGGTCTCGCCAGCGGCTTCCCGATCGGCATCACGATCACGCGACCGGAGCTGGCGGACACCTTCAAAGGCCCGCACATCAACACGTTCGGCGGAAACCCGGTGGCAACGCGCGCGGCACTCGTGACCATCGACGTGGTCCAGAAGCGCGATCTCATCGCCAACTGCAAACGCCAGGGCGAGGCGTTGATGGCGGGGTTGCGCGACCTCGCGACGACGTTTCAGTCCATCGGCGAGGTGCGCGGCAAGGGCCTGATGATCGGCGTCGAGCTCGTGCAGGATCGAGCGAGCAAGCGCGTCGCGCCCGATCTTGCAACGAAGATGCTCGAGCAGATGCGCGAGCGCAAGGTGTTGATCGGCAAAGGCGGCCGGTACGGGAACGTTCTGCGCATCCAGCCGCCGTTTGTCTTCGACGACGGTGACGTGCGCGAGTTCCTCGACGCGTTCAAAGACTCGCTCGCCGCACTTCGGTAA
- a CDS encoding NCS1 family nucleobase:cation symporter-1 encodes MTQVQVGDVVVLADAAEAAAAQNHSMWNEDLRPCSLAEHSWPASKFASLWIGMCICLPTYSLAASMIALGMNWWEAVLTILVGSTIVMGAILLVSHAGTKFGIPYPVFARLWFGTRGAHVPALARAVIAAGWFGINSWFAGQALDAILTRIVPSWTGLSWHLGIAFAIFWAVNVLIAMRGPQAIGRLAQVSAPTLAVGAIALFVWAIHATGGFGPLLAQPAKIHGSAFWASFAPSVVGVIAFWATLALNIPDYTRYATSQRAQVRGQIFSMPLTMALFSFVGIVVTSATVAVFGTALWNPVELIVKFPTPVVVIAGIIIILSSVTINVGANVMAPARAFENLAPKHVTFALGAIFTGLLSLVMQPWYLLSSFTNYIFVWLGAYGAMLGAFDGIAIADYWLVRKRRLDLAQLYAPKGVYGYAGGVNPFALAALAIGWLLAIGGAVALDPHHPWAGGLNGFFTRVSSGGWVLSLAGGLAAYALLMQGSRSRISQQEYDAITRVETHLPHPDVTWAAPEVP; translated from the coding sequence GTGACGCAAGTGCAGGTCGGCGACGTCGTGGTACTCGCCGATGCCGCCGAAGCGGCGGCTGCGCAGAATCATTCGATGTGGAACGAGGACCTGCGGCCATGCTCACTAGCCGAGCATTCGTGGCCCGCGTCGAAGTTTGCGTCGTTGTGGATCGGCATGTGCATCTGCTTGCCGACGTACTCGCTCGCGGCATCCATGATTGCGCTCGGCATGAACTGGTGGGAGGCCGTGCTCACGATTCTCGTCGGAAGCACGATCGTCATGGGCGCGATTCTCCTCGTCTCGCACGCGGGAACGAAGTTCGGTATTCCATATCCCGTCTTCGCGCGTCTGTGGTTCGGCACGCGCGGCGCCCACGTTCCAGCGCTCGCGCGCGCGGTCATCGCGGCGGGATGGTTCGGCATCAACTCGTGGTTCGCCGGCCAAGCGCTCGACGCAATCTTGACGCGAATCGTGCCGTCGTGGACTGGCCTGTCCTGGCACCTCGGCATCGCGTTCGCAATCTTCTGGGCCGTCAACGTGCTCATCGCCATGCGCGGCCCGCAGGCGATTGGGAGGCTCGCGCAGGTCTCCGCTCCGACGCTCGCGGTCGGCGCCATCGCACTCTTCGTTTGGGCGATCCATGCGACCGGCGGCTTCGGGCCGCTGCTCGCGCAACCGGCGAAGATTCACGGCTCGGCTTTCTGGGCGAGCTTCGCTCCGTCGGTCGTCGGCGTCATCGCATTCTGGGCGACGCTCGCGCTCAATATTCCCGATTACACGCGATACGCGACCTCGCAACGCGCGCAGGTTCGCGGACAGATTTTCTCCATGCCGCTGACGATGGCGCTCTTCTCCTTCGTCGGTATCGTCGTGACGTCCGCGACCGTCGCGGTCTTCGGAACCGCGCTCTGGAACCCGGTCGAGCTCATCGTGAAGTTCCCGACGCCTGTCGTCGTCATCGCGGGCATCATCATCATTCTTTCGTCCGTTACGATCAACGTCGGCGCGAACGTCATGGCGCCGGCGCGCGCATTCGAGAACCTCGCGCCGAAGCACGTGACGTTTGCGCTCGGCGCCATCTTCACGGGCTTGCTCTCGCTCGTCATGCAGCCGTGGTATTTGCTCTCGAGCTTTACGAACTACATCTTCGTCTGGCTCGGCGCCTACGGCGCGATGCTCGGTGCGTTCGACGGAATCGCGATCGCCGATTACTGGCTCGTGCGCAAGCGCCGCCTGGATTTGGCGCAGCTCTACGCACCCAAAGGCGTCTACGGCTATGCGGGCGGTGTCAATCCGTTTGCACTCGCGGCTCTGGCGATCGGCTGGCTCCTCGCGATCGGCGGCGCGGTCGCGCTCGACCCGCACCACCCCTGGGCCGGTGGCCTCAACGGCTTCTTCACGCGCGTGTCGTCCGGCGGCTGGGTTTTGAGCTTGGCCGGCGGCCTCGCCGCGTATGCATTGCTGATGCAGGGCAGCCGCTCGCGCATCTCGCAACAAGAGTACGACGCGATCACGCGCGTCGAAACCCACCTTCCCCATCCCGACGTGACCTGGGCGGCACCGGAGGTTCCTTGA
- a CDS encoding HU family DNA-binding protein, with the protein MTKADLVDTVADEGELSKRQAGQIVDLILDEIKAALKKGDRVALTPFGSFVVRSRKAREGRNPKTGERIKIAARKVPAFVAGKSLKDAVGGSRRK; encoded by the coding sequence TTGACGAAAGCCGATCTCGTTGATACCGTTGCCGACGAAGGCGAGTTGTCAAAGCGCCAAGCCGGTCAAATCGTCGATCTCATCCTTGACGAAATAAAAGCGGCGCTGAAGAAAGGCGACCGCGTCGCACTCACGCCGTTCGGAAGCTTCGTCGTTCGGTCGCGGAAAGCGCGCGAGGGACGCAACCCGAAGACGGGCGAGCGCATCAAGATTGCGGCACGCAAAGTGCCGGCGTTCGTTGCCGGGAAGTCCCTCAAGGACGCCGTCGGCGGTTCCCGACGGAAGTAA
- the hslO gene encoding Hsp33 family molecular chaperone HslO, with product MPDRISSLYAPSAGITVIGTVVTDLVRAIRDRHDLSPVATAAVGRLVAGAVLFGAGLKGRERLSIQIASDGPIEGLFADAWLLDENTVGARGYARNPHVDLPLNARGKFDVAAALGSGSLQVTKTYEVGKPYMGIVALHSGEIAEDLAAYLVRSEQIPSAVALGVLANPAGVIAAGGILAQVLPGADERAVLELERRAQSLPPVTQLMSDGADADDLVRALAGDLELHEHRRLAVTFACLCSRDKVEAALVGLGAEDLRQMARENDTTHASCEYCKHDYTFAAEELVALSQRVS from the coding sequence GTGCCCGACCGCATTTCGAGTCTCTACGCCCCTTCTGCCGGCATAACCGTGATCGGGACGGTCGTCACCGATCTCGTGCGTGCTATCCGCGATCGTCACGACCTCTCTCCCGTCGCAACCGCTGCCGTCGGGCGGCTCGTCGCGGGTGCGGTGCTCTTCGGCGCGGGCTTGAAGGGCAGAGAACGCCTCTCGATCCAGATCGCGTCCGACGGTCCCATCGAAGGGCTCTTCGCCGATGCATGGCTGCTCGACGAAAACACGGTAGGTGCCCGTGGCTACGCGCGCAATCCCCACGTGGATCTGCCACTGAACGCGCGCGGCAAGTTCGACGTCGCCGCCGCACTTGGCTCCGGCTCACTTCAGGTCACCAAAACCTACGAAGTGGGCAAGCCGTACATGGGAATCGTCGCGTTGCACTCCGGTGAGATCGCCGAAGACCTCGCAGCATATCTCGTTCGCTCGGAGCAGATCCCGAGCGCGGTCGCGCTCGGCGTGCTCGCAAATCCTGCAGGCGTCATTGCGGCCGGTGGCATCCTCGCGCAGGTCCTTCCCGGCGCGGACGAGCGTGCCGTGCTCGAGCTCGAACGGCGCGCGCAGTCGCTCCCGCCGGTCACGCAGCTCATGAGCGACGGCGCCGATGCGGATGACCTCGTACGCGCCCTTGCCGGCGATCTCGAGCTGCACGAGCATCGGCGCCTCGCCGTTACGTTTGCGTGTCTGTGCTCGCGCGACAAGGTCGAGGCCGCGCTCGTCGGGCTCGGTGCGGAAGACTTACGCCAAATGGCGCGGGAGAACGACACGACGCACGCGAGCTGCGAATACTGCAAACACGACTATACTTTTGCCGCCGAAGAACTCGTGGCCCTCAGCCAGCGCGTGAGCTAA